ATTGATAATCCTGATAAAAGTTTGTCATTCATCCTTCATATAAAAAGTGGTGAGCTTGCCTATGAAGTACTTGCTCAGGATCAAATCATCCTTGGGAAATCACGATTAGGAATTAATCGAAGTGATGGTAATTTCGCGAAAAAACTGTCCCTTTCTGAATTCTCGAAAGACGATCAATTGGCAGCACATATTGAATTCCTTTCGGGAAAGCAATCTCAGGTTTCCCATCAATATTCTCAGGGCAATTTCACCTTTAAAAATGAAAAGGATCAGCTGGTGAAACTCCAGGTTAAAGTTTTTGAACAAGGGGTCGCTTTCCGATATCTTTTCCCTGAAAGTTCAGACAATAAGGTTACCATCCTTGAAGAGCAGAGTGAATTTTATTTTCCGCAGGGTGGGGAGGCTTGGTTGCAACCTTATCAGGATGCGACTCAATGGTCACCGGCTTATGAGGCAGTGTATAAACCTTATGCGCTCGGAAGTTCATCACCAATGAAAAATGGCTGGTGTTTCCCGGCATTGTTCAACACGGCTAATCATTATGTTTTACTTTCTGAAGCAGGACCCTTTGATGGTAACTATGCAGCAATGCACCTTAAAAAAGATGCTCCAAATGGCCGATATGCTTTGGCCTGGCCAGATAAAGACGAAGCCAATGGTTACTATGATCAAAAGCCGTCGAGTAAATTACCTTGGCAAACACCGTGGAGAGTGATCAGCATCCATGAAAATTTGGCAAGTTTGGTTACTTGCGATTTGGTCAAAAGTTTAGCGCCAGCATCGAAAATCAAAAACACCGATTGGATCAAGCCTGGACCTGCCTCATGGAGTTGGCTGACCGATAACGACAGCCCGCAAGACTACCAGAAATTGGTGCCTTACATTGATCTTGCCGCTGAAATGGGTTGGTCTTATTCGTTGATTGATGCCAATTGGGACAATATGGCCAATGGTAATATTGAAAAGCTGGTTGAATATGCTAAAAGCAAGAATGTGAACCTTTTACTATGGTACAATTCGGGAGGAAAGCACAATATCATCACTGAAGCACCACGCGACTTAATGGACAACCGTCAGGCCCGACGAAAAGAATTTGAGCGCATTCATAAGATGGGCATCAAAGGGGTTAAAATCGATTTTTTCCAATCTGATAAACAGGAAATCATGCAGCTTTACCCGCAGATTCTTGAAGATGCTGCAGACTTTGAAATCATGGTAAACTTCCATGGCTGCACGATTCCTCGTGGATGGGAACGCACTTATCCG
This genomic interval from Persicobacter psychrovividus contains the following:
- a CDS encoding glycoside hydrolase family 97 protein, with product MQSLVNFFSVRAIFMLCLGSLFYGCSGNASVTDKRIQIDNPDKSLSFILHIKSGELAYEVLAQDQIILGKSRLGINRSDGNFAKKLSLSEFSKDDQLAAHIEFLSGKQSQVSHQYSQGNFTFKNEKDQLVKLQVKVFEQGVAFRYLFPESSDNKVTILEEQSEFYFPQGGEAWLQPYQDATQWSPAYEAVYKPYALGSSSPMKNGWCFPALFNTANHYVLLSEAGPFDGNYAAMHLKKDAPNGRYALAWPDKDEANGYYDQKPSSKLPWQTPWRVISIHENLASLVTCDLVKSLAPASKIKNTDWIKPGPASWSWLTDNDSPQDYQKLVPYIDLAAEMGWSYSLIDANWDNMANGNIEKLVEYAKSKNVNLLLWYNSGGKHNIITEAPRDLMDNRQARRKEFERIHKMGIKGVKIDFFQSDKQEIMQLYPQILEDAADFEIMVNFHGCTIPRGWERTYPNLLTMEAVRGEEVYGFGKNFPDNAPVANCILPFTRNIVGPMDYTPTVFSNGKMKHKTTMAHELALSIVFESGWQHLADGPKQFGALPEKTKTILNHLPTAWDEIKLLQGAVGKDLVIARRKGSDWYIAGINGEGVNKEWHIDFEAITDQGKLTLVVDKGRKLKDSSGEIKNATLNIMPYGGFVAKITAANTKTTK